One Phyllostomus discolor isolate MPI-MPIP mPhyDis1 chromosome 10, mPhyDis1.pri.v3, whole genome shotgun sequence genomic window carries:
- the LOC114508026 gene encoding olfactory receptor 13-like, producing MGGNHTSVTEFLLVGFPLSLRMQVLLFGLFSVFYAFTLLGNGVILGLISLDSKLHTPMYFFLSQLATVDIAYACNTVPQMLVNLLSPAQPISFAGCMTQTFLFLTFALTECILLMVMSYDRYVAICLPLRYSTIMSWRLCITLAVASWTVGLLLSILSLVLLLPLPFCGPQKVNHFFCEILAVLKLACADTYLNKIVVLAGSVSVLVGPLSAIVVSYGHILQTTLKIQSAEGRQKAFSTCSSHLCVVGLFYGTAIIMYVRPHHGDPQKQNKYLLLFHSLFNPMLNPLIYSLRNREVSAALRRRLGKGRPL from the coding sequence ATGGGGGGCAACCACACTTCTGTCACAGAGTTCCTCCTGGTGGGATTCCCGCTCAGCCTAAGGATGCAGGTGCTCCTGTTTGGGCTCTTCTCCGTGTTCTATGCCTTCACCCTGCTGGGCAACGGGGTCATCCTGGGGCTCATCTCACTGGACTCCAAactgcacacccccatgtacttcttcctctcccagctGGCCACTGTCGACATAGCCTATGCCTGTAACACAGTGCCCCAGATGCTGGTCAACCtcctgagcccagcccagcccatctcCTTTGCTGGCTGCATGACACAGACCTTTCTCTTCTTGACTTTTGCTCTCACCGAATGTATTCTTCTGATGGTGATGTCCTACGATCGGTACGTGGCCATCTGCCTGCCCCTTCGGTATTCTACCATCATGAGCTGGAGACTCTGCATCACCCTGGCAGTGGCTTCCTGGACTGTAGGACTCCTCCTCTCCATACTATCACTGGTGTTACTCTTACCTTTGCCCTTCTGTGGGCCCCAGAAAGTGAACCACTTTTTCTGTGAGATTTTAGCTGTTCTCAAACTTGCCTGTGCAGATACGTACCTTAACAAGATTGTGGTTTTGGCAGGGTCAGTGTCAGTGCTGGTGGGACCACTGTCTGCAATTGTGGTTTCCTATGGTCACATTCTGCAGACGACCCTGAAGATCCAGTCAGCAGAGGGACGCCAGAAAGctttctccacctgctcctcccacctgtgTGTGGTGGGGCTGTTTTATGGCACAGCCATTATCATGTATGTTAGACCCCACCATGGGGACCCCCAGAAGCAGAACAAGTACCTCCTCCTGTTTCACAGCCTCTTCAATCCCATGCTGAATCCCCTGatctacagtctgaggaacagGGAAGTCAGCGCTGCTCtgagaaggaggctgggaaaggggagaCCTTTGTGA